In a single window of the Littorina saxatilis isolate snail1 linkage group LG5, US_GU_Lsax_2.0, whole genome shotgun sequence genome:
- the LOC138966756 gene encoding uncharacterized protein, with protein MSKRPTKRPGRPSKQPPKRFRDEEAEGEDEMGVKESLTQLLAEQKALRKEIAEIRAAKTPAPEASPAGSTTSTGGKSNSGMAGHSGHSGEQSNTSGTQAWATGNQKMLPIDLHVPKTIKEKIWSGVAVRFAILLPADPKEMLEEDSDEDDEDKKKKKKKKEKKLLTFTEWVKAWNIYTTILQDRAKEVHRGLGAHFARVCTLHELQGNWRDYDYRYRLAIAAGERAWGDSDADLFATTRLEPATQTHDGGKKKPQGGAGGKTGSGNPAKVGGFCFQFNEQGSCSRPNCGFKHFCSQCGGQHAIRKCSAKGHPFRAGRGGKEAGEGKK; from the coding sequence ATGTCGAAGCGTCCAACCAAGCGACCGGGGCGTCCCTCAAAGCAGCCCCCGAAGAGGTTTCGAGACGAGGAGGCTGAAGGAGAGGACGAAATGGGCGTGAAGGAGTCGCTAACCCAGCTCCTTGCTGAGCAGAAGGCCCTGAGGAAGGAGATTGCGGAGATTCGGGCCGCCAAGACGCCGGCGCCTGAGGCATCGCCCGCAGGATCGACCACCTCTACGGGTGGAAAATCCAACTCAGGCATGGCTGGGCACTCTGGACACTCCGGTGAGCAATCTAACACTAGCGGTACACAGGCGTGGGCAACCGGCAACCAGAAAATGTTGCCCATTGACCTACACGTGCCAAAGACAATAAAGGAAAAGATCTGGAGCGGTGTGGCGGTTAGGTTCGCAATACTCCTGCCCGCGGACCCGAAGGAAATGCTGGAGGAGGACTCGGATGAGGACGAtgaagacaaaaagaagaagaagaagaagaaagaaaagaaactgtTAACCTTCACAGAGTGGGTGAAGGCCTGGAACATTTATACCACTATACTACAGGACAGAGCGAAAGAGGTACACAGGGGCCTGGGTGCCCACTTTGCTCGGGTGTGTACCCTGCATGAGCTGCAGGGCAATTGGCGGGACTATGACTACCGCTACCGGCTCGCAATTGCTGCAGGAGAAAGGGCATGGGGGGACAGCGACGCGGACCTGTTCGCCACCACCCGCTTAGAGCCTGCCACCCAGACCCATGACGGGGGAAAGAAGAAGCCGCAGGGTGGCGCAGGGGGGAAGACTGGAAGTGGAAACCCAGCCAAAGTGGGGGGCTTCTGCTTCCAGTTCAATGAACAGGGATCTTGCAGCCGCCCCAATTGTGGCTTCAAGCACTTTTGCTCGCAGTGTGGGGGGCAACACGCAATCCGAAAATGCAGCGCCAAAGGGCACCCCTTTCGAGCGGGACGGGGGGGAAAAGAAGCAGGAGAAGGAAAGAAATGA